The Pongo abelii isolate AG06213 chromosome 19, NHGRI_mPonAbe1-v2.0_pri, whole genome shotgun sequence genome includes the window GAATCATTTTGGAAAGCTAAATCTTGCAGTTCTAACtgtaaaaaaattcttttgctttttttgattCATCAGCTGATTCTCATTTTGAAATTTCCTATTTGACTTCTCTCTGTTGTCtttgtgtgctctctctctccagcCCCTTCTCCCCAACCCTAGTTACACATTCTCTCACACTTGCTATTCTCTTTTTCTCAGGAATAGTAAACGATTCTTCATTATATTTGTTTCTTGTggtccctcctccccttcccctcccctcttctttttttccaacaTGGTCtcactgttccccaggctggagtgcagtggtgcaattacagctcactgtagcttcgacctcccagcctcaagtgatcctcccacctcagcctcctgagtaactgcgactacaggcttgcaccgtGATGTCTGgctacctttgtttttattttttgtagagatgggatctcactatgtttcctaggctggtcttgaactcctggattcagacAACCCccatgccctggcctcccaaagtgttggaattacaagcgtgagccaccatgcctggcctctttgtaTCCTTTGTGCTTGTCaactttatatattatttgcttTCTTGATCTCAACAATTCCAAGACTCAAAGGCCTATTTATTTGATAAAGACTGTGGAAGAATGGCACTATAATACCTctcattgttatttcttttctcttagctACCAAAGACAGCAAACATTCCAATCTAAACTTTTGGAAATGGGAGTGTATAGTAGCTAACTTAAAATTGTTCATGAGATTAAAATCTATAATCTCACTTACCAACATTGCCTATCTCAGTGCTTTactttttgtaatatttatttatttagaaacagagtcttagTCCATcaccccagggtggagtgcagtggacaatTATGGCTCAcaatagcctcaaactcctggcctcaagcaatcagtcctcccacctcagcctcccaagtagctaggaatacaggtgccaCCGCCAcacccagtttttttttaaatattggtagAATTGGTagagagacagcgtcttgctgtatagcccaggctggtcgtcaactcctggcctcaagttatccttccacttcagcctcccaaaatgctgggattacactcagccactatgcctggccctatctcagtatatatttttttaatgttcatttggCTTCTGGAGTACTCTAGATGATaggtatttatataatataatctgaTAAGAAATTGATtaggagattttacaaaaactgaTACTTAAGGGGAGGTTACATTGCTGGGCAACATGGTATCAAAATAAGACAGGTCAAATTTGAGAAATCTCTGATTCTACAGGTTACCCTACAGGTAACTGACTCAATGTCTCAGTCCTAAATTTCCAGGAGAGCCATTCTGGTGTAAGCACCTGGATTTAGAAGGTGTTTTCACCTAGACAAACATGAGTCCCTAGGCACCATTCCATTCTTAGAAATTGAGCATAGATGCTAATTTCTAGAAAAGAGAGCTGGGTTGTCCAGGTGGGCAAGAAGTTGCAGTTTTGAtcaggctgctgctgctggtaaTTTTTTTCCAGCTACAAAGTTCCAGGATACACAGTTTGCCTCTTTCTCCCCTACCCCCAGCTGGCCCCCCCATTATAggtcaaatttgtttttttttaaagttaatagcATTGACATATCTTGGAATTGTGACCATTTAAATTCCCAGATAACACACCATGTGATAATCTCTTTATGGGGTTATATCAAGAACCTTTTGTATGTACCACCTCTTCTCCACAGTGatgaagaaacaaaggaatgCGTGTTAGTTGCAAAAAGTCTGCGTGAAGTAGACTCCTAGATTAACGTGTCTTATGTGACACTAGGAGCATATAGATCATTTTTTAAGGGCATATAAGTAACTGTGATGATTAATGTTTAcaaattggttttaattttttgaaactgTTGTTGTGCCATGTAATCCATTATGGTTTTCTtcacaaaaacatttaaatggaGTTTTTTCCTTTATCTAAACTCTTaaccaaaaaatttttttcttttgttttgagatggagtctcactctgttgcccaggctggagtgcagtggtgcgatcttggctcactgcaacctcctcctcccaagttcaagccattctcctgtctcagcctcccaagtagctgggattataggtgtccaccaccacgctcagctaatttttttttgtatttttagtagaggcggggtttcactatgttggccaggctggtctcgaattcctgatatcaggtgatttgcccaccttgcttctgaaagtgctgggattacaggtgtgagccactgtgctggcgtTGATCAATTTCTTTTATGCCTGATAGAAAGAACAGCTTTGGGGcctatttccaattttattcaactgttttctaatttgtttgtttctgcttttaaaactttaatactTACTCTACTTATTatgacattattttgtttattaagaatttatttctgggccaggtgcagtggctcacacctgtaatcccagcactttgagaggctgagatgggtagatcatgaggtcaggagatcgagaccatcctggctaacatggtgaaactccatctctactaaaaacacaaaaaaattagctaggcatagtggccagcacctgtagtcccagctacttgggaggctgacgcaggagaatggcgtgaacctgggaggcggagcttgcagtgagccgagatagtgccactgcactccagcctgggccacaaagcgagactccatctcaaaaaaaaaaaaaagaatttatttctgcaattgtcaaatatataaaacagtaaGCAATAATATAACAAACACCCTGGGTACATTCATCACCCAATTCTAAAACATGAACATCTCATAGCCAATTTTTCATACACCCCCGTagtagtttcctagggctgctgtaacaaaatatcacaaactgggtggcttaaagcaGCAGAAATTTCTTCTCACAATTAAGGAGGCTACAATTCTGAAATCAAGATATCAGCTCGGTTGGATCCTTCTGAGAACTCTTAAGggaaatctgttccatgcctcctagcttctggtgatgGGTGTCAATgattgacaggttttttttttttaatcaccctAATCTCTGCTTGtatcttcacattccattcttcctttgtctctgtctccatATGACCATCTTCTTATTAGGagatcagtcatattggattaggggcctGCCCTACTCCATCATGTGACCTCATCCTAATTACATTTGCAATgatcctttttccaaataaggttactcTCTAAGATACTGGGGGTTAAGGACTTCACATACATTTCTTGGGGaccacaattcaacccatagcaGTCTGCCTTCTGGTGCCCCCAAAATTTATGTTCTTTCCACATACAAAATAGATGTGCTGTATCCCAATATCCCCCAAAAGTGTTCATCCATTTTGATGTAAACTCTATAAGTAAGTCTCACATCTTACCTGAATAGAATAAACTCAGAaagtcccaaatctcatcttctgaATCATCTGAATTGGCAATGGGTTAAGACGTTGGTTAATCCTGAAGCAAAATTTCTAtctctgctgggcatggtggttcacgcctgtaatctcagcactttgggaggctgaggcgggcagcttacctgaggtcaggagttcaagaccagcctggctaacacaataaaaccctgtctctactgaaaatacaaaaattagtcgggtgtggtggcacacacctgtagtcccagttacttgggaggctgaggcaggagagttgcttgaacccaggaggcagaggttgcagtgagctgagattgcgccattgcactccagcctgggtggcaagagcgagactctgtcttaaaaaaaaaaaaacagaaaaacaaaaaaaaacttctatttcTAAACCTGTGATACATAGAAAacaagttttctgtttctgagatgcaatggtgggacaggcagagaagcattcccattccaaaagagataaattggaaggaaaaaagggGCTTAGAGCAGGTTTGTAAGTCTGCAGGacaaattccattcagttctgAGACTTGAAAATAATTCTCTGTGGCTTGATATTCTGTTCTCTAGGCCCACTGGCATGGCCTTACCCCTTGGTCCTGGGTTGGCAGCCtgcccttttgtttgttttttttttcttatgactacttagttcctgttttgttttgttttgttttctacctTTTTAATCTTAAGTACATATGCTTCTTGAGTTATGATGAGCTTACATTCtgataaggcaggaggattattttgAGCCTAGGATTTTGAGGCTTTAGTGCATGATTATTGCACCTGTGAACATCCACTTCactacagcctaggcaatacaCTGAGaacccatctctttaaaaaaagaaaagaaagaaatatacctTATTTATCTAACATCTtggcttagcctagcctaccttaaatatgctcagaatgcttacattagcctacagttgggaaaAATCATCTGGCTACACGGTTCACTGGTCAAGCAAGCATTGGTTGTTTAGTCTCATGATGGCATGGCTGACTGGGAGTTGTGGCTTGCTGCTGCTGCCCAGCATCACAAAGAATATAGTACTAATGTGTATCGGGTTTGTATCATGGTGGTAAAGTTAAGAAACTGTAAGTAGAATGATTTTAAGTTGGATACCACCTATAGATACTTTCTAGTataccattttcatttcttttatttttcatttttattttattttattttatttttgagatagggtcttgctctgtcaccctgtctggagtgcagtgggactgTCGTGGTCACTGCAAcatcaacctcccgggttcaagtgatcctccccattCAGCGTCGCAAGCAGCAGGGACTACTGCCACGTTGTTGGGGGAAATTCAGCCCACGATATTTCACgtgggttcttttctattttccctaagtgttggccggtctgagaaataaagggaaacagtacaaaagagagaaattttaaagctgggtgtccgggggagacatcacatgtgggcaggttccgtgatgccccctaagccacaaaaccagcaggtttttattagtgattttccaaaggggagggagtgtatgaatagggtgtgggtcacaaatatcacgtgcttcacaaggtagtagaatatcacaaggcaaacggaggcagggtgagatcagaggactggggcaaaattaaaattgctaatgaagtttcgggcatgcattgtcattgataacatcttatcaggagacagggtttgagagcagacagtctgaccaaaatttataaggcgggaatttcctcatcctaatgaGCCTAGGAGAGCTATGGGAgaccggggcttatttcatcccttaatCTACAACCATAAAAGACAGACGTTCCCAAAGTGGCCATTTCAGAGACCACCCCCCGCTTaggaatgcattctctttctcagggatgttccttgctgagaaaaagaattcagcaacatttctcctatttgcttttgaaagaagagaaatatggctctctTCTGCCTGGCCCACAGGCTgccagactttaaggttatctcccttgttccctgaacatcgctgttatccagttcttttttcaaggtgcccagatttcatactgttcaaacacacatgctctacaaacaatttgtgcagttatcACAaccatcacagggtcctgaggcgacattcatcctcagcttatgaagatgacgggattaagagattaaagacaggtgtaggaaatcacaagagtattgattggggaagtgatagatgtccattaaatcttcacaatttatgttcagagattgcagtaaagacaggtgtaagaaattataaaagtattaatttggggagctaataaatgtccatgaaatcttcacaatttatgttcttctgccatggcttcagccagtccctccattcggggtccctgaatTCCCGCAACaacatgccatcatgcctaagttttttcttgtttgtagTGACAAGGCTATATAGCCCAGGCAGTGACAGGCTAtatagcccaggctggtgtcaaactcctgggctcaagctatcctcctgcttcagtctcccaaagtgctgggaagtaCAGGTGTTTGGCTCACCAGCCTGGccttctttatgatttttaaaacgaTTTTTCTTGGGTTATTTTCTCAGTAGTTGTTGCAGGGCTTACTACCTTTATCTTAACTTGCTAGACTGTACTTAGTTTTAGTAAGATGTATAAgcatatctgtttttttcttaagcatatctcattttattggGCTCCTATTTATTGTACTTCACAGGAATTgcatggtttttcttcttttttaccaAATTGAAGGTTTGCGGCAACCCTGGAGTAAGCAAGTCTTATCGGTttaatttttccaacagcatatgcTCACTTAGTGACTCTTGGtccctttttaaaattctcataatATTCCACACATTTTCATTGTTATCTCTGTTATGGTTATGTATGATCAGTGACCTTTGATGTTACTATGAGGTGAAGTtaataaatgttgtatgtgttctgactgctgtACCAGCTGGCtgttctctcatctctctctattctcctcaggcctccctattccttaAGACACAGCAATATTGAATGTAGGCCAATTAGTAAGCCTTTGACAATGCACATAGTCACCTAGgagctctgatgaagatgtacaagaaaatgttcttttcatgcctgctaacacaacatccatccTGCAGTCTGTGCATCCAGGAGTCAATTTGATGTAAAAGtcttactatttaagaaatacattttgaaaggcTATGGCTGCTATATAGAGGGTGATTCCTCttatggatctgggcaaagtacattgaaaactttctggaaagaattcaccattctaggtaccattaagaacatttgtgttttatgggaggaggtcaaaatatcaacatgaatGGGAGTTTGAAAAGAGTTGATTCTGTCCTTCATGGATGGCTGAGAGATTCAAGACTTTGATGGAGGCTGCAGATGTGGTGGCCAATAGCAAGagagctagaattagaagtggagcctgaagatgtgactgaattgctgcaatctcatggtcCAACTTGAAAGAATATCTTCTCATAGATgtacaaagaaagtgctttccTGAGATGGAATCTATTTCCTGTGAAGATGGcgtaaacattgttgaaatgacaacaaaggatgtAGAATATGCCCTATACTTAGTTGATAAAGTGGCAGCAAGGTTTGAGAGAATTGGCCCCAATTTTGAAGAAAGTTTTACTGtaggtaaaatgctgtcaaacagcagCACATGCTACAGAGCAATGttttatgaaaggaagagtcaattgatatAGCCAACTTCATTGTTATTGTAAAAAATGGCTGGATGTGGTAGTTCACACCTTTAATCACAACCTTTTCAAAgacagtaggattgcttgaagccaggagtttgagaccacccaggGCAaccaaagcaagaccttgtctctacttaaaaaacaaacaaacaaacaaaaaacagtgaagtGAAAGTGCCACAACCACCACCTCAGTGAGTCGGAAGGCATCAACACTGAGGCAGGACTTTTTACCAGCAAAAAGATAAAGACTTGCAGAAAGCAGTTTTCTCCTGTAAAGCTCCATTGCCCTCTTCCCCCTTTTGCTGTtattataataaacattatatatgagatcacgccactgcactctagcctgggcaacagagtgagactcctgtctcaaaaaaaaaaaaaaaaaaccagggccgggtgcagtggctcatgcctgtaatcccagcactttggaaggccaaggcaggcagatcacctgagattgggaattggagaccagcctgaccagcatggagaaacctcgtctctactaaaaatacaaaattagtgggatgtgctggtgcatgcctgtaatcccagctacttgggatgctgaggcaggagaattgcttgaacccgggaggcagaggttgtggtgagctgagatcatgccattgcactccagcctgggcaatgagcaaaaactccatctcaaaaaaaaaaaaaggatatatattaaTATTGATAGTGAATGTTGGTATACATTTAGTCAGAAAAATTAATCTGTAGGAAACTCTTTATGTTTTTAACATCTTTAGTTAATTGGATTTTTGGCACCAATTATACATTTTGTGATTATcactttgtttctcattttctgtttaattactattatccatttatttattttcatttttatttactgagAAATAGTAAAACTGAAGTAGGGCTGTTTTGTAACTCACATAAAAaccttcataaaaatatatttaaatacaactTTGGGAATTCTTTAGATTTGGTCACTACTTGCTGTCACACAGGATCTTGGTGTTAGTACCATCTGATTGGCTGTTACATATTTGTATCCATGTTCCTTTGAAGGGTCAGTATGTCTGATGTGCCGAGTGtctatttctcattctttttaatggtagATATTCATACACTGAAGGTTTAaggcttctttatttttcttttagtttctaatttttaaattattatctttCCCTTGTGAATGgggctatttctttttaaaataaatactacaaGGGGCCCCTGTCTTATGAAATGAGCAGCTTAGGCCTCTAATATTCTGGTTCTCATATATGAATTACTTAagagtgtgtgtctgtatatcCTTTGATGCCGAatgctttgatttattttaatgactaataaaaattttgagattataaaattgaaaatttttgccaggtgtggtggctcacgcctgtaatcccagcactttgggaggctgaggcaggcagatcacaaggtcaggagatggagacaatcctggctaacacagtgaaaccccgcctctactaaaaatacaaacaattagctgggcatggcagcatgcacctgtagtcccagctgctggggaggccgaggcaggagaatggcatgaacctgggaggcagagcttgcagtgagctgagattgcaccactgcactccagcctgggcaacagggcgagactccatctttaaaaaaaaaaagattgaaaatatttcttcctagGTGTAATAAGCAtacagaaatgttcatttttaaatgagagatgacgtatatacaatttaaaaaaaggactTCGAAGATTGTGCAAATAGAATTTTCTTATTGCTAATTATAGACATGATGTTATCCCATTTGATAGTTGGGAAAAAATGTCTGTTTAATGATTTAATAAGATTGTATAATCTTTACATTTGCATGGAATTTGAACTTTTTTATAGTCATTTTTATCTAGTCTACACCAATTAGATGTGGTACCACCAACTTTTAAACACCTCAAATAACTCTCACCTTCATACTTAATTATGCAATGGTACAAGTGTTTTAAACAGAAATGTGTGATGCTTTTTAGTAATGCTTGGAAAAATGCATGAGTCTAATAATgacatttcctttaatttttaaatttttttctttatttcctctatCAAATATGATGTGCAGGaattttttcttattgaactgcagagataaatttttagaaaactgtATACCTTAATACTGATGGTATAAGATTAAAAGTCTTCTTGCTTTTCCTAGTGGCATAAAGTAGCACTTCAAATATTTACCTTTCTATtcttcagtggtgcaatcatggctccctgcttCCTGGAACTCatgggctccagcagtcctcctgcctcagcctcctgattaggtCGGActaggcacaccaccatgcctggctaatttctttgacttttctctagagacagggtctacctgtttcccaggctggtctcagacttctagaCTCAAGTGAACCTGaacctcccgcctcaacctctcaaattgctgggattacaggtatgagccaccacacctggcctgaatttcTTTTGTGCCATGGTACTGCAAAATGTCATTATTAGGGGCAGCTGGATGGAAGGTGTAGGAGGACATTATAGTGCCTTTTCAATATTTCTGTATATCTAACATCATTTCaacaggaaacatttattttaaaacatgaagggtgattctggtgagggctcagaagaggagAGCTGGACAGAATGTTGGTAGCATATGGAGTgggtcaggcatggtgtctcatgcctggaatcttagcactttgggaggccgagatgggaggattgcttgaggatgagagttcaagaccaacctggctaatatagggagacccagtctcttaaaaaaataaaaatatggaagggAAAAGTCATTCAGATGAAGTCTCAGACCGCAATGAAGaacatgttattggaaactggaggaaaggtgacGCTTGTAAAGTGActaagaacttggctgcattgtgctTATGTCCTAGTGTTTTCTGGAAGGCAGAACTTGCAAGTGATGAACCTGAaatttggcagaagaaatatctaagcaaaGTATTGAAGGAGCAGCTTCATTCTCTTGAATATTtctaggaaaatgaaagaaaagaggaatgcTTTAGAGACAGAACTTATaatcaaaagggaagcagaacttaAAAATGTGGGAAATTTTTAGCCTTCTCAGGCTGCCCAAATTGAACAGATAAGAAAGTGTGTTTGGGAGAGAACATGAGGGTGTGGGTCAGGAGGCCTGCATGGATCAGGGCTGTGCTCCTCACCAGGACGATGGAAGAGCGACCCTGAAGGCATTGTGTAGACCACTCAGGCTGcactctcatcacaggcccatgGTGCCAGGGCACTGACGGCAGTACGGTTTCCAAGGAAGGCCCTGGGGCACCCTGAGGACCTTGGGGCTTGCTGCCAAGCACTCCCTGAAGTCACTGGTCCCCACATTCTGGTGTGGCACTGCTTGACTGCACCAAGTGTTGCTTAATGGGCTCCTGTCCAGGGGGGATGTGATGTCACCGCTCCAGAGGACACAGGCAGAAAACCCTTCGGCAGCATCCGTGTGGTGCTAATTCTGCAGGTGTACAGATTTTGCTTTTCCCTTATAGAAATGGTGGAGCCAATGAAGAAATTAGCAGGGATGGATGTAGAGCTGACAGCTGAAGAGAGAGACTTCCTATCTGTTACATATAAGAATGTGATTGGAGCTACAAGAGCCTCCTGGAGAATAATCAGCAGCCttgaacagaaagaaggaaacaagggAGAAGACAAGCAAAAAATGATTGGGAAATACCAGCAAATGGTGAGACTGTTGTACCACCGTccccccttatccacagtttGAGTTACCAGtggtacagtacaataagatatttggagagaaaaagagactacGTTCATATAACTTCTATTAGAGTATGTTATAATTGTTCTGTTATTAATCTTTTACTGTGCCTAGTTTACAAATTAATCTTTACCATGAATGTGTATGTATAgaacaaaatatagtatatataaggtTTGGTATTATCCATGGTTTCAGTGTATCCACTGGGGAGTCTCAGAATGGATCCCCCTCAGATAAAAGGGAACTACtgtattttcaagaaaaatgattagtgtttttggttaaatttgttccattcttctttttattgaaagactcagggttttttttttttatccaatgTCATAGTTTTTAATCTTTAGGTTTTATACAACATAAATTGTCAGGGGGAAGGAAGTTGTTGTCACCTGAATATGTcctaatttttgccttttatttttatagttttagaaaaTGTCTCTGAAAAGGGAGGCTTGTTTCTTTTGAGTGTCTGGCTTAGTTCTCAGGGTATGTCTGTCAGTAATTTGGCCATAGTCATTGGCATTTGAGGTCACAGCCTAGTGCTCACTTGATGGTATATGTAGTACACATTTTATATCTTGGTAGGTTTTTATCTTTTGCTCTCTTGGATTAGGCTACAGAATATTTCAGGGCAGAGGTGAATAACTTTTTCTCCTGGAAGCTGCAGTAGTGGGcaaaaaaaagtgagaccctgtccctaaaaataaagttgtaaGCTGGGGTTGATGTTACCATTACCAAGAAATGTGTTGGGTCAAAGAATTTCGATGACCAATAGACAAGTTTTGTGTCCTGGAGGAATGAGGAAGTGAGAAAGTTAAAAGTGCTGAAGAAAGAAGTCCATGAGCTACACTGTGGGACTTGGGCTAGCTAGGAAAGGGAAGCA containing:
- the LOC129047467 gene encoding 14-3-3 protein epsilon-like codes for the protein MTFIYLFLGWAHEMCALYIPEVQFASVSTMEPIVLQSVLDDHCNKRQGLPVSQAGLRLLDSSEPEPPASTSQIAGITEMVEPMKKLAGMDVELTAEERDFLSVTYKNVIGATRASWRIISSLEQKEGNKGEDKQKMIGKYQQMVETELKFICGDVLDALDKHLIPAATTGKSKVFYYEM